The Budorcas taxicolor isolate Tak-1 chromosome 18, Takin1.1, whole genome shotgun sequence genome window below encodes:
- the MAF gene encoding transcription factor Maf: protein MASELAMSNSDLPTSPLAMEYVNDFDLMKFEVKKEPVETDRIISQCGRLIAGGSLSSTPMSTPCSSVPPSPSFSAPSPGSGSEQKAHLEDYYWMTGYPQQLNPEALGFSPEDAVEALISNSHQLQGGFDGYARGAQQLASAAGAGAGASLGGSGEEMGPAAAVVSAVIAAAAAQSGAAPHYHHHHHHHHAAGHHHHPTAGAPGAAGSASASAGGAGGSGGGSGGPASAGGGGGGGGGGGGGAAGAGGALHPHHAAAGGLHFDDRFSDEQLVTMSVRELNRQLRGVSKEEVIRLKQKRRTLKNRGYAQSCRFKRVQQRHVLESEKNQLLQQVDHLKQEISRLVRERDAYKEKYEKLVSSGFRENGSSSDNPSSPEFFMYPRESSTSVM, encoded by the coding sequence ATGGCATCGGAACTGGCAATGAGCAACTCCGACCTGCCCACCAGTCCCCTGGCCATGGAATATGTTAATGACTTCGATCTGATGAAGTTTGAAGTGAAAAAGGAGCCGGTGGAGACCGACCGCATCATCAGCCAGTGCGGCCGTCTCATCGCCGGGGGCTCACTGTCCTCCACCCCCATGAGCACGCCGTGCAGCTCGGTGCCCCCTTCGCCCAGCTTCTCGGCGCCCAGCCCGGGCTCAGGCAGCGAGCAGAAGGCGCACCTGGAAGACTACTACTGGATGACCGGCTACCCGCAGCAGCTGAACCCCGAGGCGCTGGGCTTCAGCCCCGAGGACGCGGTCGAGGCGCTCATCAGCAACAGCCACCAGCTCCAGGGCGGCTTCGATGGCTACGCGCGCGGGGCGCAGCAGCTGGCCTCGGCGGCCGGGGCCGGCGCCGGCGCCTCCCTGGGCGGCAGCGGCGAGGAGATGGGCCCCGCCGCCGCCGTGGTGTCCGCCGTGATCGCCGCGGCCGCCGCGCAGAGCGGCGCGGCCCCgcattaccaccaccaccaccaccaccaccacgccgccggccaccaccaccacccgacGGCCGGCGCGCCGGGCGCCGCGGGCAGCGCGTCCGCCTCGGCCGGGGGCGCGGGCGGCTCGGGCGGCGGCTCGGGCGGCCCGGCCAGcgccgggggcggcggcggcggcggaggcggcggcggcgggggcgcggcgggggcggggggcgccctGCACCCTCATCACGCCGCGGCCGGCGGCCTGCACTTCGACGACCGCTTCTCCGACGAGCAGCTGGTGACCATGTCGGTGCGCGAGCTGAACCGGCAGCTGCGCGGGGTCAGCAAGGAGGAGGTGATTCGGCTGAAGCAGAAAAGGCGGACCCTGAAAAACCGCGGCTATGCCCAGTCCTGCCGCTTCAAGAGGGTGCAGCAGAGGCACGTCCTGGAGTCCGAGAAGAACCAGCTGCTGCAGCAGGTCGACCACCTCAAGCAGGAGATCTCCAGGCTGGTGCGCGAGAGGGACGCGTACAAGGAGAAGTACGAGAAGCTGGTGAGCAGCGGCTTCCGAGAAAACGGCTCGAGCAGCGACAACCCGTCCTCTCCCGAGTTTTTCAT